In Haemorhous mexicanus isolate bHaeMex1 chromosome 21, bHaeMex1.pri, whole genome shotgun sequence, the following proteins share a genomic window:
- the AMBP gene encoding protein AMBP: protein MIIWGLLSLLLFTVARGTPIGDQDEDIQVQENFEAERMNGKWFDIAIGTTCKWMKNYKEKFSMGTLLLGPGPSTDQISTTSTRLRQGDCTLVSGEYQKTSTPGKYTYYNPRWDVSIQSYVLRTNYDEYAVILMKKKSSFGPSTTLKLYGRSPELREDLIESFHQLALEMGIPEDSIFTLANRGECVPQETSRENAPQRARRAVLLLEEGSAAGPLPAYIGNKEDSCRLNRDPGPCSGMLSRFFYNSSSMACETFHYGGCLGNGNNFYSEKECLQACRTEAACRLPIVPGPCQALMTRWAFDAAQGKCITFSYGGCKGNGNQFYSEKECKEYCGAPQLAEDEEFLQLSN from the exons ATGATTATTTGGggtctcctttccctcctcctcttcactgTGGCTCGTGGAACCCCCATCGGAGACCAGGATGAAGATATCCAAGTGCAGGAGAATTTTGAGGCTGAGCGG ATGAACGGGAAGTGGTTTGACATCGCCATTGGCACGACCTGCAAATGGATGAAGAACTACAAGGAGAAGTTCAGTATGGGCACgctgctgctgggccctggCCCCAGCACCGACCAGATCAGCACTACCAGCACCAGGCTGAG gcAAGGTGACTGCACACTAGTCTCAGGGGAGTACCAGAAAACCAGCACCCCTGGAAAATACACCTACTACAACCCCA GATGGGATGTGTCTATCCAGTCCTATGTGCTCCGTACCAACTATGATGAATATGCTGTCATTctgatgaagaagaaaagcagttttggTCCAAGCACCACCCTGAAGCTGTATG GGAGGAGTCCAGAGCTACGGGAGGACCTCATTGAGTCTTTCCATCAGCTGGCTCTGGAGATGGGCATCCCCGAAGACTCCATCTTCACCCTGGCCAACAGAG GTGAATGTGTTCCTCAAGAGACTTCAAGAGAAAATGCTCCCCAG AGGGCACGGAGAGCAgtcctgctcctggaggagggctcagctgcaggacCCCTGCCTGCTTACATTGGCAATAAGGAAG ACTCATGCCGGCTGAACCGAGATCCCGGGCCCTGCAGTGGGATGCTCTCCCGCTTCTTCTACAACTCCTCCTCCATGGCCTGTGAAACTTTCCACTATGGAGGCTGTCTGGGCAATGGCAACAACTTCTACTCAGAAAAGGAGTGCCTGCAGGCATGCCGGACCGAGG ctgcctgcaggctgcCCATTGTCCCGGGTCCCTGCCAGGCGCTGATGACACGCTGGGCCTTCGATGCAGCCCAGGGCAAGTGCATCACCTTCAGCTATGGGGGCTGCAAGGGCAACGGGAACCAGTTCTACTCGGAGAAGGAGTGCAAGGAGTACTGTGGGGCTCCTCAGCTGGCAG AGGATGaggagttcctgcagctctcaaactga